The following proteins come from a genomic window of Desmospora profundinema:
- a CDS encoding dipeptidase: MRWIDGHCDVLSKLWREPGLSFYEDGPKLDVTLPRIREAGVGMQVFAIFVPPDVSRAHSWETALAQVDCFYEGVVKDERLVFPVLDRNDVEQLGMDGRLGAFLSLEGADAIQGELLHLRLLHRLGVRMVGLTWNHANEVADGIEEERGGGLTRFGRLFVREMGRFGQFLDVSHLSVRGFWEVMDQTDVPVLASHSNCRTLCPHPRNLDDDQIRALIERDGLIGLTFVPKFLHSDPDQVRLNDLFRHLDHLLDLGASRQIVFGSDFDGIDQKVPGLANTKDLSYLEERLAERYPEHLRIGWQRDNFRRFLLKHW, encoded by the coding sequence ATGCGATGGATCGACGGGCATTGTGACGTGTTGTCCAAATTGTGGAGGGAGCCGGGGCTTTCTTTTTATGAAGATGGACCAAAACTGGATGTCACCCTTCCCCGTATACGCGAAGCGGGCGTCGGGATGCAGGTGTTTGCCATATTCGTGCCGCCGGACGTGTCAAGGGCCCACAGCTGGGAAACCGCGTTGGCGCAGGTGGATTGCTTTTATGAAGGTGTGGTGAAAGACGAAAGATTGGTTTTTCCTGTCCTGGACCGGAATGATGTGGAGCAGTTAGGGATGGACGGACGTTTGGGTGCCTTTCTTTCTCTGGAAGGGGCGGATGCCATCCAGGGAGAGCTGCTCCATTTGCGGTTGCTGCATCGTCTTGGTGTACGCATGGTGGGCCTGACTTGGAATCATGCCAATGAAGTGGCTGACGGAATCGAAGAGGAACGGGGAGGAGGGTTGACCCGGTTTGGCCGCTTGTTTGTAAGGGAGATGGGACGCTTCGGTCAGTTTCTCGATGTCTCGCACCTGTCGGTGCGCGGTTTCTGGGAAGTAATGGATCAAACCGACGTGCCGGTGCTGGCCTCGCATTCCAACTGCCGGACTCTTTGTCCGCATCCGCGCAATCTGGATGATGATCAGATTCGGGCTTTGATTGAACGGGATGGTTTAATCGGGCTCACCTTTGTACCCAAGTTTCTTCATTCCGATCCGGATCAAGTCCGGTTGAACGATCTTTTTCGTCATCTGGACCATCTGTTGGACCTGGGGGCTTCAAGGCAGATTGTCTTTGGATCCGATTTTGACGGGATCGATCAAAAGGTTCCCGGTCTGGCGAATACGAAAGACTTATCCTATTTAGAAGAGCGTTTGGCTGAGCGCTATCCGGAACACCTCCGTATCGGCTGGCAGCGGGATAACTTCCGCCGGTTTCTTTTAAAACATTGGTGA
- a CDS encoding 2-oxoacid:acceptor oxidoreductase subunit alpha, translated as MIKQLSWKVGGQQGEGIDSTGEIFSTALNRMGYYLYGYRHFSSRIKGGHSNTKIRISIRPIRAVSDDLDVLVAFDQETIDLNAHELHDGGVILADEKFKPQVPEGVSARLISIPFTKIAQDVGLAQMKNMVAVGASSALLSLPLHAFQEVIEEKFSRKGQQVVDKNMKAIQAGADTVLQETGGSLEGLKLEPSDGKKRLYMIGNDAIALGAIAAGARLMAAYPITPSSEIMEYLIKKLSHFGGTVVQTEDEIAAISMVIGSNYGGVRALTASAGPGLSLMTEAIGLSGMTETPAVIVNTQRGGPSTGLPTKQEQSDLNAMIYSTHGEIPKIVIAPSTAEECFYDTIQAFNLADRYQCPVIILSDLAVSLGKQTVEPLNYDRIEIDRGKWITDADGLEELENSQLFKRYEQTEDGISPRVLPGVKNGLHHVTGVEHDETGRPSENPLNRKKMMEKRLQKLADGIDFQDPVYADVRHDEPDLLIVGINSTRGVIQEGLERLGKDGIKANHLHIRQVLPFPEEAVKPLVEKAKRVIVVENNATGQLANLLKLHVGMGEKIVHVGKYDGNPFLPAEIYNHCKELLVHGHV; from the coding sequence GTGATCAAGCAGCTTTCGTGGAAAGTGGGCGGCCAACAAGGGGAAGGGATTGACAGCACCGGTGAAATTTTTTCCACTGCGTTGAATCGCATGGGATACTATCTTTATGGCTACCGGCATTTTTCTTCCCGTATCAAAGGGGGCCATTCAAACACCAAGATCCGGATCAGCATCCGCCCGATCCGGGCTGTATCTGACGATTTGGATGTACTGGTCGCTTTCGACCAGGAAACCATCGACCTAAATGCACATGAGCTTCATGACGGCGGCGTTATTCTGGCGGATGAAAAGTTTAAGCCCCAAGTTCCGGAGGGTGTCTCCGCACGTCTGATATCCATTCCATTTACCAAGATCGCACAGGATGTGGGTTTGGCCCAAATGAAAAACATGGTGGCCGTTGGTGCTTCCAGTGCGTTGTTGAGCCTTCCTCTTCACGCATTTCAAGAGGTGATTGAAGAGAAATTCTCACGGAAGGGTCAGCAAGTGGTGGATAAAAATATGAAAGCCATCCAGGCAGGGGCTGATACAGTCCTGCAAGAAACCGGGGGATCCCTTGAGGGATTGAAGCTGGAACCTTCCGATGGCAAAAAGCGCCTTTATATGATCGGAAACGATGCGATTGCTTTGGGGGCGATTGCCGCCGGTGCCCGCTTGATGGCTGCCTATCCGATCACTCCTTCTTCAGAAATCATGGAATATCTCATCAAGAAACTTTCCCACTTCGGTGGTACCGTGGTTCAAACCGAAGATGAAATCGCTGCGATCTCTATGGTGATCGGGTCCAATTACGGCGGAGTGCGGGCCCTGACGGCATCTGCCGGTCCGGGACTCTCCCTGATGACAGAAGCCATCGGACTGTCAGGTATGACCGAAACACCGGCTGTCATCGTTAATACGCAACGGGGGGGCCCCAGCACCGGTCTTCCCACGAAACAGGAACAGAGCGATCTCAATGCGATGATCTACTCCACCCACGGGGAGATTCCTAAGATTGTGATTGCTCCCAGCACGGCGGAGGAGTGTTTTTACGATACGATCCAGGCGTTTAATCTGGCAGACCGCTATCAATGCCCCGTTATCATTCTATCCGATCTGGCGGTTTCGCTCGGGAAACAGACCGTGGAACCACTCAACTATGACCGAATCGAGATCGATCGCGGTAAATGGATCACCGATGCCGACGGGTTGGAAGAGTTGGAAAACTCCCAGCTGTTTAAACGGTATGAACAGACGGAAGACGGCATTTCCCCGCGGGTATTGCCGGGAGTGAAAAACGGCTTGCACCATGTGACCGGGGTGGAACACGATGAAACCGGCCGTCCGTCGGAAAACCCACTCAACCGTAAGAAGATGATGGAGAAACGTTTGCAAAAGCTGGCGGACGGCATCGACTTCCAGGATCCCGTTTATGCAGACGTTCGCCACGATGAACCGGATCTGTTGATTGTCGGGATCAATTCCACCCGGGGTGTCATTCAAGAAGGGTTGGAACGATTAGGAAAAGATGGGATCAAGGCGAACCACCTGCACATCCGGCAAGTACTCCCGTTCCCGGAGGAGGCGGTAAAGCCGTTGGTGGAGAAAGCCAAACGGGTCATCGTGGTGGAAAACAACGCCACGGGGCAGTTGGCCAATCTCTTAAAACTGCATGTGGGTATGGGAGAGAAAATTGTCCATGTCGGCAAATACGACGGCAACCCGTTCCTGCCTGCGGAAATTTACAACCATTGTAAGGAGCTGTTGGTTCATGGCCACGTTTAA
- a CDS encoding 2-oxoacid:ferredoxin oxidoreductase subunit beta has product MATFKEFRNKVKPNWCPGCGDFSVLAAMQRAFANQGLEPEDVVLVSGIGCSGRISGYMNAYGFHGIHGRALPIAQGLKLANRDLTVVAAGGDGDGFAIGLGHTIHAIRRNVDITYIVMDNQVYGLTKGQTSPRSDMGFKTKSTPKGSIEATIAPLEMALTAGAGFVAQAFSSDLKQMTRLIEEGLKHKGFSLINVYSPCVTYNKINTYDWFKEHLTNLEEDAAYDPSNRMAAMQKLMETGGLVTGLIYQNKERKSYEELIPGFKETPLAKQDTKLPKEAFDQLVAEFA; this is encoded by the coding sequence ATGGCCACGTTTAAAGAGTTCCGCAACAAAGTAAAACCCAACTGGTGTCCCGGCTGCGGTGATTTTTCCGTACTGGCTGCCATGCAGCGGGCCTTTGCCAACCAGGGGCTGGAGCCGGAAGACGTGGTCTTGGTGTCGGGCATCGGCTGCTCCGGTCGTATTTCCGGCTATATGAACGCTTACGGTTTCCACGGCATCCATGGAAGGGCCCTCCCGATCGCACAGGGGTTAAAACTGGCCAATCGCGATTTGACAGTGGTGGCCGCCGGCGGTGACGGCGACGGTTTTGCCATCGGTTTGGGGCACACGATTCACGCGATCCGCCGAAATGTGGATATCACCTACATCGTGATGGATAACCAGGTTTACGGGCTGACCAAAGGACAGACTTCCCCCCGCAGCGATATGGGCTTTAAGACAAAAAGCACGCCAAAAGGTTCCATTGAGGCCACCATCGCACCATTGGAGATGGCGTTGACAGCGGGGGCGGGTTTTGTAGCCCAGGCTTTTTCCAGCGATTTAAAACAGATGACCCGCCTGATCGAGGAAGGATTGAAGCATAAAGGCTTCTCCTTGATCAATGTATACAGCCCCTGTGTCACCTATAATAAGATCAACACCTATGATTGGTTCAAAGAGCATCTTACCAACCTGGAGGAGGACGCGGCCTACGATCCCTCCAACCGGATGGCCGCCATGCAGAAGTTGATGGAAACCGGCGGCTTGGTGACCGGGCTCATCTATCAGAACAAGGAACGGAAAAGCTACGAAGAACTGATTCCCGGATTCAAGGAAACCCCGTTGGCCAAACAGGACACGAAGTTGCCGAAGGAAGCATTTGATCAACTGGTGGCTGAATTCGCATGA
- a CDS encoding MBL fold metallo-hydrolase — MKWTVLGCHSPYPGAGGATSGYLLQISGKNILVDCGSGVLAQLGSIIRPDDLDEVWLSHLHHDHIADFFVLQYAVQTSLRLGWRSHPLPVRTPLVPREWGDRLPYHQAVQIQEIKDGDRREEDGWSVYWCRTDHGVPCYAMVIQSKEGTILFGADAGLATDWNQMTEGPDLFICEGTYLHRDKPVAPMAHHSVREAAEAATRIGAHALMITHWFPGYDPKEIEREAQAFFTGRVWVAQSGLSVEIGDQPPLSK, encoded by the coding sequence TTGAAGTGGACCGTGTTGGGGTGTCATTCGCCTTATCCGGGAGCAGGCGGGGCTACATCCGGTTATCTCCTTCAGATTTCGGGAAAAAACATTTTAGTCGACTGTGGCAGCGGGGTGCTGGCACAATTAGGGTCCATCATCCGTCCCGATGATTTGGATGAAGTGTGGCTTTCCCATCTTCACCATGATCATATCGCCGATTTTTTTGTATTGCAGTATGCGGTCCAGACATCGCTTCGATTGGGGTGGCGTTCCCATCCGCTGCCGGTCCGAACGCCGCTTGTGCCGCGGGAGTGGGGGGATCGTCTCCCTTATCACCAGGCTGTCCAGATTCAGGAGATCAAAGACGGGGATCGGCGGGAAGAAGACGGATGGAGTGTGTACTGGTGCCGGACCGATCATGGAGTACCGTGTTACGCGATGGTCATCCAATCCAAAGAAGGCACGATTCTCTTCGGGGCGGATGCCGGATTGGCCACCGACTGGAACCAGATGACAGAGGGGCCGGATCTGTTCATCTGTGAGGGAACGTATTTGCATCGGGACAAACCGGTTGCTCCAATGGCCCATCATTCGGTGCGTGAGGCGGCCGAGGCAGCGACCCGAATTGGGGCCCATGCGCTGATGATCACCCATTGGTTTCCGGGGTATGATCCGAAGGAGATCGAAAGAGAGGCACAGGCGTTTTTTACGGGGAGAGTGTGGGTGGCTCAATCAGGCTTGTCTGTGGAGATAGGAGATCAACCGCCGCTCTCAAAATAG
- the tdh gene encoding L-threonine 3-dehydrogenase: MGGTMRALVKHYAGFGAELREVPIPAPKPGEALIKVKATTICGTDVHIYGWDDWAASRVQPPYVFGHEFSGEVVEVGEGVTHVAVGDHVSAETHIVCGSCPQCRRGEAHVCVNTEIIGVDRDGCFAEYAVMPAGNLWKNPQGVAPEVASAMEPMGNAVHTALSGPIAGRTVAVIGCGPIGVMAVAVAKASGASAVIALDINEYRLDLAGKMGASHLVHSMEEDPVERVRSITSGHGADVVLEMSGNPTAIRQGFSMLTYGGRVSLLGLPTRPIELDVTNELVFKGAQVHGIVGRRMYETWQQTAGFLSSGQVDLTPMITHRFSMDEYEEAFEQMMRGKSGKVVLYP, from the coding sequence GTGGGTGGAACTATGCGCGCTCTGGTAAAACACTATGCCGGCTTTGGGGCGGAATTGCGAGAAGTGCCGATTCCGGCGCCAAAACCAGGCGAAGCGTTGATTAAAGTGAAAGCGACCACGATTTGTGGGACGGATGTGCATATTTATGGGTGGGATGATTGGGCGGCCAGCCGTGTCCAGCCCCCTTATGTGTTTGGCCATGAATTTTCCGGTGAAGTGGTGGAGGTGGGGGAGGGGGTCACCCATGTAGCGGTAGGTGATCACGTATCCGCCGAAACTCATATCGTTTGCGGGTCGTGTCCGCAATGCCGCCGAGGGGAAGCGCATGTTTGCGTCAACACGGAAATTATCGGGGTGGATCGGGATGGCTGCTTTGCCGAGTATGCTGTAATGCCGGCGGGAAACCTATGGAAAAACCCGCAGGGGGTGGCCCCAGAAGTGGCTTCCGCCATGGAGCCGATGGGGAATGCGGTTCATACGGCATTGTCCGGCCCCATCGCCGGCCGTACCGTGGCTGTGATCGGTTGTGGTCCGATCGGGGTGATGGCGGTGGCGGTGGCCAAGGCTTCCGGTGCTTCCGCAGTGATTGCCTTGGATATTAACGAATACCGGCTGGATCTGGCCGGGAAAATGGGAGCCTCTCACCTCGTTCATTCCATGGAGGAGGATCCGGTGGAACGGGTACGATCCATCACCAGTGGTCATGGCGCGGATGTGGTCCTGGAGATGTCGGGAAACCCGACTGCCATTCGTCAGGGCTTTTCCATGTTGACGTACGGAGGGCGGGTCTCCTTGCTGGGTTTGCCTACTCGTCCCATCGAGCTGGATGTGACCAATGAACTTGTCTTTAAAGGTGCCCAAGTTCATGGCATTGTCGGAAGGCGAATGTATGAAACATGGCAGCAGACCGCCGGTTTCCTCTCCTCCGGGCAGGTGGACCTCACCCCGATGATCACCCACCGATTCTCTATGGACGAATATGAAGAAGCGTTTGAACAGATGATGAGAGGAAAGTCTGGGAAAGTGGTATTATACCCCTGA
- a CDS encoding glycine C-acetyltransferase, protein MKGFEHLEREIRDWRDKGVFRSLTELESDQGSIVTIGGREVIQLSSNNYLGLTTHPRLKETALKAVEAYGAGTGSVRTIAGTFTMHEVFEKKLAQFKHTEAALVFQSGFTANVGVLATILNEEDVVISDALNHASIIDGIRLTKAGRRIYNHVDLDDLKKALEETQGARRRLVVTDGVFSMDGDIAPLPEIVELCERYDAIVMVDDAHASGVMGKNGRGTVDHFDLHGRVHIQVGTLSKAIGVLGGYVAGPQVLRDYLIHRARPFLFSTSHPPAVMAACSEAIDVLMDEPERIDRLWENTRFFKEELNRLGFDTGKSDTPITPVMVGDDALAMQFSDELLEEGVYAQGIAFPTVPRNQARVRTIVTAAHSKEELEQALRAFERAGKKLGII, encoded by the coding sequence ATGAAGGGATTTGAACATTTGGAGCGGGAGATCCGGGACTGGCGGGATAAAGGGGTGTTTCGCTCCTTAACCGAGCTGGAATCAGACCAGGGATCCATTGTGACGATTGGAGGGCGGGAAGTGATTCAGCTTTCCTCCAACAACTACCTGGGATTGACGACTCATCCCCGCCTGAAAGAAACGGCTTTGAAGGCTGTGGAGGCTTATGGGGCAGGGACGGGTTCTGTCCGGACGATTGCCGGCACCTTTACCATGCACGAAGTGTTTGAAAAAAAGCTGGCCCAATTTAAGCACACGGAAGCAGCATTGGTGTTTCAGTCCGGGTTTACGGCCAATGTCGGCGTATTGGCTACGATCCTCAATGAAGAGGATGTAGTGATCAGCGATGCTCTCAACCATGCCAGCATCATCGATGGAATTCGCTTAACAAAAGCCGGTCGCCGGATTTACAATCACGTCGATCTGGATGACCTGAAAAAAGCCTTGGAGGAGACTCAGGGTGCCCGTCGGCGCTTGGTTGTCACGGATGGCGTGTTCAGTATGGACGGCGATATCGCCCCGTTGCCGGAAATTGTGGAGCTGTGTGAACGATATGATGCCATCGTCATGGTGGACGATGCCCATGCCAGCGGTGTGATGGGTAAAAACGGCCGGGGAACGGTGGACCACTTCGATCTTCACGGCCGGGTTCACATTCAAGTGGGCACCCTGTCCAAGGCGATCGGCGTTTTGGGTGGTTATGTAGCCGGCCCGCAAGTCTTGCGGGACTACCTGATCCATCGGGCCCGCCCGTTCCTCTTCAGCACTTCCCATCCCCCGGCGGTGATGGCCGCTTGCAGTGAAGCGATTGACGTGCTGATGGATGAACCGGAGCGGATTGACCGTCTGTGGGAGAATACGCGCTTTTTCAAGGAAGAATTAAACCGGCTTGGCTTTGACACCGGCAAGAGCGACACCCCGATCACCCCGGTGATGGTGGGTGATGACGCCTTGGCGATGCAATTCTCGGACGAATTGTTGGAAGAAGGGGTGTACGCCCAAGGCATCGCCTTCCCGACGGTTCCCCGGAATCAGGCACGGGTGCGTACCATTGTGACGGCTGCTCACTCCAAAGAAGAATTGGAGCAAGCGTTGAGAGCCTTTGAGCGTGCCGGGAAAAAGCTGGGGATTATATAA
- the miaB gene encoding tRNA (N6-isopentenyl adenosine(37)-C2)-methylthiotransferase MiaB, which yields MDEKMARYFQPPDLKAAKKRGKEAVSVLQFDDMPEEMRKIGQGRQYMIKTYGCQMNVHDSETMAGMLELMGYQPTESEEEASVILINTCAIRENAEDKVFGEIGRLKTLKTEKPELILGVCGCMSQEESVVNRILQKHQHVDLIFGTHNIHRLPHLLREALFGKEMVVEVWSKEGDIVENLPKVREDGLKAWVNIMYGCDKFCTYCIVPYTRGKERSRRPEDVLAEIRELARKGYQEVTLLGQNVNAYGKDFTDREYTFAHLMDDVRQIGIPRVRFTTSHPRDFDDHLIEVLAKRGNLVEHIHLPAQSGNSDILKIMARKYTREHYLELVRKIKQAIPDVVLTTDIIVGFPGETDEQFEDTLSLMREVEYDAAFTFIYSPREGTPAAKMKDDIPMEVKKERLYRLNQLQDEISRKKNEALRGRTVEVLVEGESKKNPDILSGRTRTNKLVNFRGPKHLIGQFVHVRIDEPLTWTLKGEWVDDFEKRQVGS from the coding sequence ATGGATGAAAAAATGGCCCGTTATTTTCAACCGCCGGATCTGAAGGCGGCCAAAAAACGAGGCAAAGAAGCGGTCTCCGTCCTCCAGTTTGACGATATGCCGGAGGAGATGCGAAAAATCGGTCAAGGCCGGCAGTATATGATCAAGACCTACGGCTGTCAGATGAACGTTCACGACAGCGAAACGATGGCCGGCATGCTGGAGCTGATGGGTTATCAGCCGACGGAATCGGAAGAGGAAGCCTCGGTGATCTTGATCAACACGTGCGCAATCCGGGAAAACGCCGAGGATAAAGTGTTCGGGGAGATCGGCCGTCTCAAAACCCTGAAGACGGAAAAACCGGAGCTGATCCTCGGAGTGTGCGGTTGTATGTCCCAAGAGGAGTCTGTCGTCAATCGGATTCTGCAAAAACATCAGCATGTGGATCTGATCTTCGGCACTCACAATATCCACCGCCTACCCCATTTGTTGCGGGAGGCCCTCTTTGGTAAGGAGATGGTGGTGGAGGTTTGGTCCAAGGAAGGGGACATCGTCGAAAACTTGCCCAAGGTGCGGGAAGACGGGCTGAAGGCCTGGGTTAACATTATGTATGGGTGTGACAAGTTCTGCACCTATTGTATTGTTCCGTATACCCGTGGGAAGGAGCGGAGCCGCCGTCCCGAAGACGTGTTGGCTGAAATCCGCGAATTGGCTCGAAAAGGGTACCAGGAAGTGACTCTTCTCGGTCAAAACGTGAACGCTTACGGCAAGGACTTCACCGACCGGGAGTACACATTTGCCCATCTGATGGATGATGTTCGTCAAATCGGGATTCCTCGAGTCCGTTTCACCACGAGCCACCCGCGGGATTTCGACGACCATCTGATTGAGGTACTGGCCAAGCGGGGCAACCTGGTGGAGCACATCCACCTTCCGGCCCAATCGGGTAACAGCGACATCCTCAAAATCATGGCCCGTAAATACACGCGGGAACATTACCTGGAGCTGGTCCGTAAAATCAAACAGGCTATTCCCGATGTGGTGTTGACCACTGATATTATTGTCGGGTTTCCGGGTGAGACCGATGAGCAGTTTGAAGACACCCTCTCCCTGATGCGGGAAGTGGAATACGATGCCGCATTCACGTTTATCTACTCTCCCCGGGAGGGAACACCGGCTGCCAAGATGAAGGACGACATCCCGATGGAAGTGAAGAAGGAACGCTTGTACAGGCTCAACCAATTACAGGATGAAATCAGTCGAAAGAAAAACGAAGCGCTGCGCGGCCGGACGGTGGAAGTGTTGGTGGAAGGGGAAAGTAAAAAGAACCCCGACATCTTGTCGGGACGCACCCGTACCAACAAACTGGTCAATTTCCGGGGTCCCAAACACTTGATCGGCCAATTCGTCCATGTTCGTATTGATGAACCCCTTACCTGGACACTTAAAGGGGAGTGGGTGGACGATTTTGAAAAACGGCAGGTGGGAAGCTGA
- a CDS encoding RicAFT regulatory complex protein RicA family protein, with protein MATIKPSHPVLALAQNLGRRLSLTEEIQRFRLAEEQIDNSRRVSELIEKIKRKQKELVHAKHYGKTAYIRQLEHELNQLQHELDHLPIVREYQQSQVEMNDLLQTLQRIVADSVSARLDVEVGKDPGGGGCGSGGSCGCN; from the coding sequence ATGGCAACCATTAAACCCAGCCATCCGGTGCTGGCCCTGGCGCAAAATTTGGGCCGCCGCCTGTCGTTGACCGAGGAGATCCAGCGCTTCCGCCTGGCGGAAGAACAGATTGATAACAGCCGCAGGGTGTCGGAACTGATCGAGAAGATCAAGCGGAAGCAAAAAGAATTGGTGCACGCCAAACATTATGGAAAGACCGCTTATATCCGGCAGCTGGAACACGAGTTGAACCAGCTTCAACACGAATTGGACCATTTGCCGATTGTACGGGAGTACCAGCAATCTCAAGTGGAAATGAATGATCTGTTACAAACCCTGCAGCGGATCGTGGCGGATTCCGTCTCCGCCCGACTGGACGTGGAAGTGGGAAAAGACCCCGGTGGAGGCGGTTGTGGCAGTGGCGGGTCTTGCGGTTGTAATTGA
- the cotE gene encoding outer spore coat protein CotE, translating to MSNTENGMQCRQIITKAVTGKGRKFSQATHSIQPPDNISSILGCWIINHHYEANRVGDAIEVLGSYDINIWYSFNQNTKTEVSNQTVRFVEQVPLSFYDSNVQTATAEVHAVSTQSPNCIEASIADDGSVLVRVEREYYVEMVGETKVNVLVAPGDLDDWEDKGVDDATITTEAPGDFEDLDPDLVIDDLND from the coding sequence GTGTCCAACACAGAGAACGGCATGCAATGCCGGCAGATCATCACGAAAGCGGTCACCGGCAAAGGTCGTAAGTTTTCCCAAGCGACGCATTCCATTCAACCCCCGGACAACATTTCCAGCATCCTGGGCTGCTGGATTATAAACCATCATTATGAAGCCAACCGGGTGGGCGATGCAATCGAAGTGCTGGGAAGCTACGATATCAACATTTGGTACTCCTTTAACCAGAACACCAAGACAGAAGTCTCAAACCAGACGGTACGCTTCGTAGAGCAGGTTCCGCTCAGCTTCTACGACAGCAATGTGCAGACGGCTACCGCCGAAGTGCACGCCGTCTCCACCCAATCCCCCAACTGCATCGAAGCTTCCATCGCTGATGATGGATCCGTCTTGGTACGGGTGGAACGGGAATACTACGTGGAGATGGTGGGGGAAACCAAGGTGAATGTATTGGTGGCCCCCGGCGATCTGGACGATTGGGAGGACAAAGGAGTGGATGATGCCACTATCACTACGGAAGCACCCGGCGACTTCGAAGATCTGGATCCCGACTTGGTCATCGATGATCTGAACGACTGA
- a CDS encoding putative amidoligase domain-containing protein, with amino-acid sequence MEPLLLECGQEGVEKRLLDAVTTSHNHLASSIRLRWDGDPLYVSSVLGLNDSRQVDKARSKEWKMEVWKLHGLTVAASRSTVLRLYVVPVFQTQALLLYKSKTSPVWLSGGRGGKPTFNRVPPQDSSQEVRKVKTTAVRALYALGLDYGVAKVGIQPGNRIAVVDVIPNPRLNNEMGIQLAGAIQQYIRRLPRLLSPVDQVMMGADPEFLMRRKNGSLVMASNYFPRFGQVGCDAIWHGRDRSVKPLVELRPKPSTDPRQVVIRMYKGMITAARRVNEQQVEWLAGALPHPQYPLGGHIHFSGIPLTFQLLRALDLYLALPIMVAEDKNGVRRRPRYGFLGDYRPQFHGGFEYRTLPSWLVSPTLTRGSMAVAQLIAARYPYLPTDDWYDDKLQQAYYRGDKKVVRERMEGLWGALKRLGEYERSQKDLDRFYQMAVSGVPWNEKQDIRKAWKLPPYQK; translated from the coding sequence ATGGAACCGCTCCTGCTTGAGTGTGGACAGGAAGGGGTGGAAAAACGGCTCCTTGATGCCGTCACCACTTCCCACAATCACTTGGCTTCCTCGATTCGTCTCCGCTGGGACGGGGATCCCCTTTATGTTTCTTCCGTGCTGGGCCTAAACGATTCCCGGCAAGTCGATAAGGCACGGTCCAAGGAGTGGAAGATGGAGGTCTGGAAGTTGCACGGCCTTACGGTAGCCGCTTCCCGATCAACCGTGCTGCGTTTATATGTGGTTCCGGTATTTCAAACGCAGGCGCTGCTCCTATACAAATCGAAGACCTCTCCTGTCTGGTTGTCAGGGGGCAGGGGCGGCAAACCGACATTTAATCGGGTTCCCCCGCAAGATTCGTCACAGGAAGTGCGGAAGGTGAAAACAACCGCGGTGCGGGCACTGTATGCCCTGGGATTGGACTACGGGGTTGCCAAGGTGGGAATCCAACCGGGTAACCGGATCGCGGTGGTGGACGTGATTCCAAACCCCCGTCTCAACAATGAGATGGGGATTCAACTGGCGGGGGCGATTCAACAATATATCCGGCGTCTTCCCCGGCTGTTGTCCCCTGTAGATCAAGTGATGATGGGTGCGGATCCTGAATTTTTGATGAGACGAAAAAACGGTTCCCTGGTCATGGCGTCCAATTATTTTCCGCGGTTTGGGCAGGTGGGATGCGACGCCATTTGGCACGGACGGGACCGGTCCGTTAAGCCGTTGGTTGAGCTGCGGCCCAAGCCCAGCACAGATCCGCGTCAGGTGGTAATCCGCATGTACAAGGGTATGATAACGGCAGCCCGGCGGGTGAATGAGCAACAAGTGGAATGGCTGGCGGGGGCCTTGCCCCATCCCCAGTATCCCTTGGGGGGGCATATCCATTTCAGCGGGATTCCGCTCACTTTTCAGCTGCTTCGGGCTTTGGACCTTTATTTGGCTCTGCCTATTATGGTGGCTGAGGATAAGAACGGGGTGCGCCGCCGCCCGCGTTACGGTTTTCTCGGCGATTACCGTCCCCAATTTCATGGCGGATTTGAGTACCGGACCCTTCCCAGTTGGTTGGTCTCTCCCACTCTGACGAGAGGTTCGATGGCCGTTGCCCAATTGATTGCCGCTCGCTATCCCTATCTTCCGACGGATGACTGGTATGATGACAAGTTGCAGCAAGCATACTATCGCGGGGACAAAAAAGTGGTGCGGGAGCGGATGGAGGGGCTGTGGGGGGCGTTAAAAAGGTTGGGGGAGTACGAAAGGTCTCAGAAAGATTTGGATCGATTTTACCAAATGGCCGTCTCCGGAGTACCCTGGAATGAAAAACAGGATATCCGTAAAGCGTGGAAGCTGCCCCCGTATCAAAAGTAA